The Geobacillus genomosp. 3 genome segment TTAATTAATCGGGAATGATTCTTTGCTTCAACAAATCTGCCAATATGTCCTATTAACTTAACTTCTGGATTCAAGTGCAATTCATTTCTTAGATTTAAAAATAATCCTTCTTCTACCTTTTTAAACAATTCTAAATCAATGCCATTTCTAATTACTTGTACATTACTATTCTTAAAACATTCAGGTCCAAAAAGTGCCTTACACGCTTCTTTGGAACAACCTATTAAATTAGTTGCATTTTTTAATATTAATTTTCTCATATATCCCTTATATATATTTCTAACAAAACCTGAAGGACGTCCTTTTTGAGTACTATGACTATGTGCAATTCTTATTGGTACTCCCTCTTCCTTAGCAATTTTTAATATATATCCACTAAAGGTAAAAATATGACTATGAATGACATCATACGGCCCCTTTTCACGTAATATTTTTTTTAGCCCTTTTTTATACTGCAATATATTCTTTCTAGGATGAGGGACAGGATATATATTGCCTCCTAGCTTTTTAATTTCTTGATCGTAATGCCCCTCTTCCTTAGAATGTACTAAAAAATCAAACTGAAATTTTTCCCTATCTATATTTCTAAAAACATTCATTATTAGAGTTTCGGCACCACCACGATTCATTCTCCCAAAAACATGCAACACTCGAACCTTTTGCATCATTTTTAACTCCTAGCCTTTGCTTTTGAATATTTTAGTTTATCTAAATAAATTACAGACAGCGCTATTAACTGTGACAGGAACTGTACTATTGATGATATTATCGCTGAATATCCTGCTCCAAATAAACCAAACTTCGGTATTAAAATGATAGCACTGATAAAACTTACTACAATCCATATAACGCCTAAATATGGCTGTATCTTAAACGATCTTGTAGCCGTAAGCCCTATTCCTAAAAAAGTGCTTGAAAAACTAAAGGTCCCCGATATTAGCAATAAAGTAAATAACTCGTTATATTTTGCATATGAGGG includes the following:
- a CDS encoding glycosyltransferase family 1 protein, whose translation is MQKVRVLHVFGRMNRGGAETLIMNVFRNIDREKFQFDFLVHSKEEGHYDQEIKKLGGNIYPVPHPRKNILQYKKGLKKILREKGPYDVIHSHIFTFSGYILKIAKEEGVPIRIAHSHSTQKGRPSGFVRNIYKGYMRKLILKNATNLIGCSKEACKALFGPECFKNSNVQVIRNGIDLELFKKVEEGLFLNLRNELHLNPEVKLIGHIGRFVEAKNHSRLIKIFSLLCNEMDNVHLVLVGDGPLKNKISDLIKQYGIEDKVHMLGVRSDVPEILANLDLFLFPSLYEGLGLVLVEAQAVGLKCITSNTVPSEVDIGAGLVEFIDLELDDYIWVKKIKQELINNSNISLRSEEIKEAGYDIREVVQNLNCIYNNPIRHQII